A segment of the Campylobacter vulpis genome:
TTTTGTCTTAGAAGAAACGCTAATGCTAGGTGTTTTAATCAAATCTTCAAGCTTCTTTACATCGATACTAAATCCCTCTTTTTTAGCTTCATCACTCATATTAAGTGCTAGAATCATCTTTTTTTGACATTCTAAAAGCTGAGTGCTTAAGATAAGATTGCGTTCCAAATTTGTGGAGTCAAGTATATTAATGATAAGATCGTAATTTTGCGTCTTGATATAATTTTGAGTTATTTTCTCTTCTTCAGAATAGCCATCAAGTGCATAAGTCCCGGGTAAATCAACAAATTCAAGCATATAATTTTTATAAACAATTTTCGCACTTGCCTTCTCCACCGTAACTCCCGGAAAATTTCCTACCTTTAAATTTGATTTGCAAAGTGCATTTATAAGAGAACTTTTTCCAACATTTGGCTGACCAACCAAGATGATATTGATTTTTTGCATTTAAATTCTTTCTATTTTTATAACTTTAGCTTCATTAGCTCTTAATATCACGCAGGAATTTTCAAGCTCAACTAAAATTGTCGCTTTTTTTAAGGAGGAATTGAGTTTTTTGACTTTTTTATTTTTTAAAAAACCGAAATTTAAAAGCCTATTTTTAAGCTCTAATGGAGCTTCAAAACCTATTATCAAAGCACTTTCTCCATCTTTTAAAGAATCCAAAGTCATAAAATCTCCTTAAAAAATACTGAAAGCGTATTATATTCTTTTTAAAATAAATTTGAGTTTAATTATCAAAATATAAAGTGCAATAGCCTCTCCTCCGCCAAAACTTGACATAGTGTTAAATTTTTGATAGAATAACGACTTTAATTTTACGGGGTGTAGCGCAGTCTGGTTAGCGCACCTGGTTTGGGACCAGGGGGCCGAAAGTTCGAATCTTTTCACCCCGACCATCTTTATAATTTATAAAAATGGTGAGTGTAGCTCAGTCGGTTAGAGCATCAGATTGTGGTCCTGAGGGTCGTGGGTTCGATTCCCATCACTCACCCCATCAGCGTCCGTAGCTCAATTGGATAGAGCGACAGACTTCGGATCTGTAGGTTATGGGTTCGATTCCTATCGGGCGCACCACCTTAGATATGCGTTCATAGCTCAGCTGGATAGAGCAACGGCCTTCTAAGCCGTAGGTCAGAGGTTCGAATCCTCTTGAGCGTACCACTTTTGCGGATGTGGTGAAATTGGCAGACACGCCAGACTTAGGATCTGGTGCAGCAATGCGTGAAGGTTCAAGTCCTTTCATCCGCACCACGCTACTTAATACTTAAATATCTAAATCTTACCTCTTAAACTTTTAGAGATTTATTTAACATTTTCTCCTTTGATTTAAAATATAATAAGATTATAGAACACACTCACAACGGCTTCTGTCGCCTATTAATTAAGACTTATTTTATACTATTTGTTATACAATTAACGCATTTTATTTTTAGGATTTATCGATGAAAAAAGTTATAAAAGCTCTATTTTTAAGTATTATTTTTTTATTTTATGGTTGTGGGGGGGGGGGGGGTGGCTCGGTAGGCACAGCCTTAAAGCCACCTTCACTTCGCCCTCCCCAAGTAGCACCAACTGCTTTTTCAAAAGCTCATCAACCAACGCAATTTAGCAGTGTTCAAACATCACAAACAGACAATTACAACGATGAAAATAAAATTTCTCACATCGGTATAGCTGATGGAGTTTTTGCCACGTATGACAAAACTGAGGCTAAAAATATGACGATGACTAATCAAGTCATTGCAAATACCACAGGTGCTGAGGGACACGGCTCAAAAGTAGCTTCCGTAGTCGCTAAATATAATAATACCTCAAAGCTTTTTGGCTATGATGCGGGTAAAGCAGATAGCACTAGCCTTAATGTGAGCGAATTAATTTATATTACTCTTGAAAGGCAAGGAACAAAAATTTATAATAATTCTTTTGGCACAAACCCAACTTCTAACTTGAGTCAAATTAATTACACATTTTATGATAATCTAGTTAAAAGAGTGAAAGAGCAAGATAATATCTTCGTATGGGCAGCAGGAAATGAAAAGCAAGAAATGGCAAGTGATCAAAGCTCCCTCCCCATAAAACACAATGAAGCTAAGAAAGGCTGGATAGCTGTAACAAGTCTTAATCAAAATAATCAATTTGATAACACTTATGCAAATAAAATAGGCGAAAGAGCGAAAAACTGGGGTATAGCTGCACAAGGAACACATACTTTTCAACAAGGAAATGGCTCTGGAACCTCCTTTGCCGCTCCGGTGGTAACAGCAGCAGTGGCTAAAGTGTGGGAGCAATATCCGTGGATGGATAATCACTTGGTCGTTCAAACCATACTTAGCACGGCTGATAAAGAAAACTCAAGCGACCCTACCGAAGAACCAAACGCTACCATAGGCTGGGGCAAGCTTAATGTTAATCGAGCCTTAAAAGGACCGGCGCGTTTTGACAAAAAACTTCTTTTAGATAATAAAGAAATGGTAGAGGTTCATTTAGATTACAGAAATTATACTGATCAAAATAAGCTGACTTGGAGTAATGACATCAAAGGCGATGCAGGACTTCATAAAAAAGGCACAGGGACGCTTATCTTAAGCGGAAATAATAGCTACACAGGAGAGACAAAAATAGAAAATGGTGTCTTAAAGCTCACAAATGGGGGCATTACAGGTAATAAAATCAATATCCAAACACAAGGCACACTCACCGCCGCTAGTTCAAGCAATATGATAAACGCAAAAACCATTGATAATCAAGGCGGAATTTTTGAAATCACAGGCAAAGGTGCTAAAATCGAAAACTATCAGGGAAGCTCACAGGCTAAAATCATCATCGATTTAACAAGTAAATTAGAAGCCTCAAATAAAATAGATATGAAAGATAGTATCCTCATCACTAACGCAACGCAAACAAACAACATAGTCTCCACATATCAAAACAGCTATCACACGCTTATAAGTGCCAATGAAATCGCTAATTTTAACGGCAATTATCAAATCACTTCAGAAAGCAATGCTTTCATCAACATCAAAGAAGCGCTTTACAATAATAAAGAATTCAAGGTATCCTACACCAGAAACAGCGCAACTAGTGTGGTAAAAGCCCTAAATTACAATGATGAAAGAACCTTAAAAACGGCGGATAATTTTGAAAATCTTTTAAAGAGTTTAGAAGATGACAAGGAACAAAGCCCTATTTATGAAGCATCTTTGAGTGTGCTTAATGCTAATGTGAATTCTTTAAATCGCATTATCGACTCGCTCACAGGTGAAATTCACGCGACAAATAATCACTTCCTAGCCAAGCAAAACGAACTCTTAGCCTATAAAACCGCCCAAAGAATCAATTATCTAAGAAGACAAGATAACAGCGGAATTTACGCCCTTGCTTTACATAGTAAATTTGACATTTCAAGCGATGTTTATGCGGGAGGTAATGCTAAACTTAATTCCGTGCTGATAGGGCACGATCATCATTTTGATGATTTGATGCTAGGCTTTAATATCCTCGATGCGAAAACAACAGCAAAATTTGACAAAATAGCAGGAGAAAGCGAGATAAAAAATCACTATTTTAATCTTTATGGAAGTTATGAATTTGATGATTTTTATTTAGCGAGTGCTTTGGGACTTGGCTTTGTGAAAAATAAAACTCAAAGAATTGTCAATAATATCCCATCTCATAGTCAGCACAATGATAAACTTTATAATTTTTACTTAGAAGCGGGGAAGGATTTCTCTCATCATAGTGCGATTTTTACGCCTTTTGTTGCGTTTGCTAATGAAAATATTGTAAGGGGAAATTTTAGCGAAGAAACGGCACTAGGCTTTGAAGCACAGGAAAAAAATTATCATTTATATAAGGCTATTGCTGGGCTTAGGACTTCTTTATTGTTAAGCAATATAGAGCTTGAGAGCGAGTTGCGTCATAGCTATGCTTTAAATCCTAGCGATTTTGGTTTTGATGCAGCATGGAAAAACGGCGCTAAGGCTTACATCAAAGGCGCGAAACAAAATAAGCATTTAACTTATGCAAATTTTAGCACGATTTATCATCTTTCTCCGCGCGTTAAACTTGACGCACAATATGACTTATCTTTAGAAAATCTTAAGCAAAATAAAGTTCATATCTTTAGCTTAGGTTTGCGTTATGCTTACTAATCTACCCTCACGGCAAATTGTCGTAAGGTGTAGATTGATTAAAAAAAAACTAATATAATATCTCATTAATTTATTATGAAAGAAAAAATTATGGAAGCTTTATTTACGACAGAAATTGTTAAATTTAAGGGCGATGAGCGTTTAGTTTGCGAAGATACTTTAGTGCGTGAAATTAAGCTTGAAATTTTTGTCAATGAAACTAAAATCGGTGCTTTAATGGCGACTCCCATTGATGAGAAAGCTTTGGCTGTGGGCTACTTGATGAGCGAAAATATCATCGCCAGCGTAAAGGACATTAAAAGCATAGAACAAGATGATATGAGTGTAAGGATAGAAGCTAAAATCGATGAGGCAAATTTAGCCAAACTTAATGCTGAGGGCGTAGTGATAAGCGGTTGTGGTAGAGCACACACAGCAAACATTGACCCAGAAGCCATCAAAGCAAGTCAAATTACTTCCAAAATCAAATTTAACAAAAATCAAATTCTCAAACAGATGAGTGAATTTTACACTCAATGCGAACTTTACGAAAAAACAGGCTGTGTGCATACGGCAAAGCTTTTTGTCGATGAAAATACCTTTTTCATCGGTGAGGACATCGCCCAGCATAATACCATAGATAAAGCACTAGGGAAAGCAAGACTTGCGGGGGTAAATTTGCAAGATTGCTTTTTAATGGTTAGTGGGAGATTAAGCTCTGAAATGGTCGCTAAAGCCGTTATGCATAAAATCCCCGTCCTCATCTCACGCACCGCACCTACTTGTCTTGGCGTAATGATAGCGAGGAAATTTAATCTTACACTTTGTGGCTTTGCAAGGGGAGATAAAATCAACATTTACAGCGGAGAAGAAAGAATCGATGTGTGAAATTGTCGCTTATATGAAAGAACTTTTAAATAGTAATGAAAAATTAGACTGCGGAACCGCTTTTAAAATTGCTAAAAAATTTAATAAAGAGGTCGAGGAAATCGGTAAAATCGCTAATGAAAATGGAATTCGCATTGATAACTGTGAGCTTGGGCAATTTGGACATTTAGACTTTGAAAAGGGTAAAATTCAAACTCTAAAAGCTCTTGAGCCTTTTTTGGACGAGAGAAAACGCATTTTTTGCAAAGACGCTAGAGAGGTAGCAAAACAAGGCTTTGGGCTTAAAAATGTGCGTTCAAGCCTTAAAGCTTATAAAATTGATGTAAAATACTGCAAACTAGGCTGTTTTAAGGAAAAAAGAGGTAAAAAATTTGTCGTTAAAACCAAGACTTGGATAGAAAATGCAGAAGGAGACTTGCTTTTTGGTAAAGGAAAAACCGAGCTTTTAGAACTCATCGCACAAACGGGAAGCTTACTTCACGCTTCAAAGCTTATGGGGATAAATTATAAGAAAGCTTGGACGCATTTGCAAACTCTACAACTTAATTCTCAAGAAACACTAGTAAGTTCAAGACAGGGTCGCTCAAGCAAATCGGGAACAAAACTTACACCCAGAGCCTTAGAGCTAATGCAAAATTATACAACCTTACAAAAAGACATTGAAGAATATGCTAATAAACGCTTTAAAGAGCTATTTTTCAAAGAAAATGATAATAAAAAGTGAAAGGAGTAAGCTTGAAAATTGATTGTCGCAATTTAGACTGCCCTGCCCCTGTGGTGGAGACAAAAAAGGCTTTAGAAAAGCTTAAAAATGGAGAAGAATTAGAAATAATTTTAAATTCTAGCATAGCAAAGGACAATGTTTTAAAATTCCTAAAAGCGTTAAATCCCACTTGCGAAGAAAGGGGCGAGGAATTTTATATAAGGGTGCAAAAAAGTGCTTGTAAGGTAAATTCCAATGAGGAAATTAACGCTAACATTTTATTTTTAAAAAGCGATAAGGTGGGCGAGGGGGAGCTTGGGGAAAATTTATTGCTTGGCTTTTTATCCACACTAAAGAGCTTAGAAAATCGCCCTAGTAAAATCATCTGTGTCAATGATAGCGTTTTAATCAACACGGATAAAAATCACAAAGCTCACGAAGCTATGCTTGAACTTGAAAAATTAGGAGTGGAAATTATAAGCTGTGGGGCGTGTTTGGAATTTTTTGGCAAAACTAAAGAACTTAAAATCGGTAGCATAGGCAATGCTTATGGCATTTTAAATGAGCTTTTTGGAAAAGCAAAAATTATCACTTTATGAGAAAATGAATTATAAAAACCAAAAATTAACCCACTTTGTTAAAGCGGCAGGTTGAGCAGCGAAGTTAAACCCGTGCGGTCTTAAAACAATTTTAAACTTTATGCAAACAAGCCCCGCTTTACTCAGCGGTATCGGTAACAATGAAGATGCAAGTGTGTATCAAATCGATGAAAATTTAGCCCTCGTGCAAACGCTTGATTTTATCACGCCTGTGGTCGATAGTGCTTATCATTTTGGTGCGATTGCGGCGGCAAATGCCTTAAGCGATGTTTTTGCTATGGGAGCAGAAGTGATAAACGCCCTAAATATCGTGGGTTTTGATAATAAAAATCACACTTTAGAGCTTTTGGGTGAAATTTTAGCCGGGGCAAATGATAAGGTGCAAGAAGCTGGCGGTTTAATCGTTGGTGGGCATACTATAGAAAGTGCGGAGCTGTTTTTTGGACTAAGTGTAACAGGCAAAGTGTATCCTAAAAAATTTATCGCTAATAACACAGCTCAAATAGGCGATGTTATCATTTTAACCAAGCCTTTAGGTGTGGGGATTTTAAGCACGGCTTTAAAAGGAGGACTTTTAGAAAAAACGCATTTAAATTCTATGCTTGAAAGTATGCTTACTCTTAATCTAAAGGCGAGTCGCTTGGCTGTGAAATTTGAGGCTAGTGCTATGAGTGATGTAACGGGTTTTGGGCTTTTAGGACACTTAAAAGAAATGCTTAATCCGCAAATTTCCATACGCATTTTTGAAAATTCTCTGCCTTTATTAAAGGGTGTGAGGGAGTATTTTGAAATGGGCTTGATTCCGGCTGGAGCTTATCAAAACTATGAATTTATGAAAAAAAGCTATCCGCATTTGCAAGAAAATACTCTTTTATTTTGTAGTCCTGAAACTTCTGGCGGACTCTTAATAGCCCTTGATGAAAAAAATGCCAACGCTTTGCTTAAAGCTCTGCAAGATGAGGGCATAAACGCTGCCATTATCGCTCTTTGTGAAAGCAAAAAACAAAAAGAACTTGAGCTTATTAAAAACTAAACTCACGCCTTTATATCCACACTTTTTGGAGTGTTTTTAGAAAGAATTTTGCTAAATTCTCCTGTTTTATCATCACTAAATTTAATCCCAAAAAGAAGTTCTAATTCTTCACTTTTACCAAATTTATTTTCTAATAATTTTTTTAAAAGTTCATTTTTTGCATTGTCATCTTTATAGGTTTCTTTGTTTTGACTTTCGCTTTGTATGGGGGCGAAATTATTTTTTTCAATGGGTTTAATTAATAAATGATTACCCATAGCCATTTCAAAATCTTTTAAAAATTCATCGTGTCTTTTTTTAAAATCTAAATATTGAGCTTTAAATTCTTCCAAATTTAAATTTTTGCGTAAGAGTTTGTCAAACTCATCTTTAAAATCTTTAGCTTTATTTACAATAGAATGATCTAAATGAAAATTTATAGCATAAGAAACATAAGTTTGCAATTTGCTTCTTTCCCTATCAACTCCCATCCACTCATCAGAAAGTATATTTTTAAAAGAGGATTTTTCTATTTTATTTGGGTCTTTGATTTGATTTTTTTGCATAAAAGCATAAAATTCTTTCATTTCTTTTTCATTTATAGCACTATCAAATCCATAAGTTTTACCAAAAAGAGTGCTTTTGCCTTCTTTAAATTTGATTGTATTGATATTTATAAAAAGACTAAGCAAAACATCGCTTTTGGTAAAATTATCCTTAAGGGAAACATTAAATTTTTTTTCAATTTGTTCCCTATCAAAATTCTCTCCAAATTTATCAAGGGTTTGCAAATTTTCTTTATAAAAATTACCAAATTCTTTTGCCCAATTGATATAATCATACAAAGCTTCGGTGGTAAGTTCTGCCGTTGTTAAAGTTTCATTGAGAGCTTTTATAAAATTTGCATTAATTCTATAATCTTTTGGAATTTTAGCTGCTTCATTAAAATCACTTGTAAAAAAACCCTCTTTATCCACGCCATAGCCTAAAATTTTATCTACCGCTTGAGTTTTATCGCTGGGTAAGTCGGTTGTTCTTATGTTTTTTAAATTAACTCTATCTTGAGAATTTAAATTGGTAAAATTAACGCTTAAATAGGAATTTGTAAAATTTATCACTATTTTGTTCCTAATATCCTTTTATAATGTTATTAAAATTAATTTACATAACATTTGCATTATATCCTCCCATTGCACTTTCAATTTGAGATTTATATTTTTGAGCCATTTCTTTGATAATCATATTATATTTTAGTAATCTACTAGAAGTTGTAGGATCAAATTTATAATATTGTCCGTTTGTATCCATTACGCCAACTTGATATGAAAAAAGAACATAGGGTTGTCCCAAATGAGTTCTTTTAATCTGTCTTTTTACTATAAATGTAGGAGAAAAAATATAAGATTGATTTGTGATGTCAAGATAATCTATAAGTCTTCTTTCGCTAGGATTTGAGCAACTTACTACATTAAGTCCGCATAAACCTTTTTTAGCATTTGGGTCTTTAAAAATATAATTTTTAATATAATCAACCTCTCCCGGATGAAAATTTGCTACAAGATAAAATTCGGAAGTAAGATTTAATTTATCTTGATTAAATTTAGTGTTTAATATATAATACCCTCCCCTAACCTCTTTCATCTCATCAAGGCTAAGAATTTTTACTTCTACGCTGTTATCACTCACCACACCATTACTTAGCTTAGCAAGAAGATCATTTGCAAAAGCAAAATTTGCTAATAAAGCACTTAAAGCTACAATGCTAAATAGTTTTTGAAACATTTTAAACTCCTTTTTATCTTCACGCTTTAATATCTACACTCTTTTTAGTTTTAGAAAGAATTTTGCTAAATTCTCCTGTTTTATCATCACTAAATTTAATCCCAAAAAGAAGTTCTAATTCTTCACTTTTACCAAATTTATTTTCTAATAATTTTTTTAAAAGTTCATTTTTTGCATTGTCATCTTTATAGGTTTCTTTGTTTTGACTTTCGCTTTGTATG
Coding sequences within it:
- a CDS encoding FeoA family protein; the protein is MTLDSLKDGESALIIGFEAPLELKNRLLNFGFLKNKKVKKLNSSLKKATILVELENSCVILRANEAKVIKIERI
- a CDS encoding S8 family serine peptidase, which gives rise to MKKVIKALFLSIIFLFYGCGGGGGGSVGTALKPPSLRPPQVAPTAFSKAHQPTQFSSVQTSQTDNYNDENKISHIGIADGVFATYDKTEAKNMTMTNQVIANTTGAEGHGSKVASVVAKYNNTSKLFGYDAGKADSTSLNVSELIYITLERQGTKIYNNSFGTNPTSNLSQINYTFYDNLVKRVKEQDNIFVWAAGNEKQEMASDQSSLPIKHNEAKKGWIAVTSLNQNNQFDNTYANKIGERAKNWGIAAQGTHTFQQGNGSGTSFAAPVVTAAVAKVWEQYPWMDNHLVVQTILSTADKENSSDPTEEPNATIGWGKLNVNRALKGPARFDKKLLLDNKEMVEVHLDYRNYTDQNKLTWSNDIKGDAGLHKKGTGTLILSGNNSYTGETKIENGVLKLTNGGITGNKINIQTQGTLTAASSSNMINAKTIDNQGGIFEITGKGAKIENYQGSSQAKIIIDLTSKLEASNKIDMKDSILITNATQTNNIVSTYQNSYHTLISANEIANFNGNYQITSESNAFINIKEALYNNKEFKVSYTRNSATSVVKALNYNDERTLKTADNFENLLKSLEDDKEQSPIYEASLSVLNANVNSLNRIIDSLTGEIHATNNHFLAKQNELLAYKTAQRINYLRRQDNSGIYALALHSKFDISSDVYAGGNAKLNSVLIGHDHHFDDLMLGFNILDAKTTAKFDKIAGESEIKNHYFNLYGSYEFDDFYLASALGLGFVKNKTQRIVNNIPSHSQHNDKLYNFYLEAGKDFSHHSAIFTPFVAFANENIVRGNFSEETALGFEAQEKNYHLYKAIAGLRTSLLLSNIELESELRHSYALNPSDFGFDAAWKNGAKAYIKGAKQNKHLTYANFSTIYHLSPRVKLDAQYDLSLENLKQNKVHIFSLGLRYAY
- the fdhD gene encoding formate dehydrogenase accessory sulfurtransferase FdhD; this translates as MEALFTTEIVKFKGDERLVCEDTLVREIKLEIFVNETKIGALMATPIDEKALAVGYLMSENIIASVKDIKSIEQDDMSVRIEAKIDEANLAKLNAEGVVISGCGRAHTANIDPEAIKASQITSKIKFNKNQILKQMSEFYTQCELYEKTGCVHTAKLFVDENTFFIGEDIAQHNTIDKALGKARLAGVNLQDCFLMVSGRLSSEMVAKAVMHKIPVLISRTAPTCLGVMIARKFNLTLCGFARGDKINIYSGEERIDV
- a CDS encoding winged helix-turn-helix domain-containing protein gives rise to the protein MCEIVAYMKELLNSNEKLDCGTAFKIAKKFNKEVEEIGKIANENGIRIDNCELGQFGHLDFEKGKIQTLKALEPFLDERKRIFCKDAREVAKQGFGLKNVRSSLKAYKIDVKYCKLGCFKEKRGKKFVVKTKTWIENAEGDLLFGKGKTELLELIAQTGSLLHASKLMGINYKKAWTHLQTLQLNSQETLVSSRQGRSSKSGTKLTPRALELMQNYTTLQKDIEEYANKRFKELFFKENDNKK
- the yedF gene encoding sulfurtransferase-like selenium metabolism protein YedF encodes the protein MKIDCRNLDCPAPVVETKKALEKLKNGEELEIILNSSIAKDNVLKFLKALNPTCEERGEEFYIRVQKSACKVNSNEEINANILFLKSDKVGEGELGENLLLGFLSTLKSLENRPSKIICVNDSVLINTDKNHKAHEAMLELEKLGVEIISCGACLEFFGKTKELKIGSIGNAYGILNELFGKAKIITL
- the selD gene encoding selenide, water dikinase SelD, with product MNYKNQKLTHFVKAAGUAAKLNPCGLKTILNFMQTSPALLSGIGNNEDASVYQIDENLALVQTLDFITPVVDSAYHFGAIAAANALSDVFAMGAEVINALNIVGFDNKNHTLELLGEILAGANDKVQEAGGLIVGGHTIESAELFFGLSVTGKVYPKKFIANNTAQIGDVIILTKPLGVGILSTALKGGLLEKTHLNSMLESMLTLNLKASRLAVKFEASAMSDVTGFGLLGHLKEMLNPQISIRIFENSLPLLKGVREYFEMGLIPAGAYQNYEFMKKSYPHLQENTLLFCSPETSGGLLIALDEKNANALLKALQDEGINAAIIALCESKKQKELELIKN
- a CDS encoding bacteriocin; protein product: MFQKLFSIVALSALLANFAFANDLLAKLSNGVVSDNSVEVKILSLDEMKEVRGGYYILNTKFNQDKLNLTSEFYLVANFHPGEVDYIKNYIFKDPNAKKGLCGLNVVSCSNPSERRLIDYLDITNQSYIFSPTFIVKRQIKRTHLGQPYVLFSYQVGVMDTNGQYYKFDPTTSSRLLKYNMIIKEMAQKYKSQIESAMGGYNANVM